A genomic window from Thalassoroseus pseudoceratinae includes:
- a CDS encoding four helix bundle protein: MASKFARRHTELEVYQAAFQAAMDLFEVSKTFPVEERYSLTDQIRRSSRSVCANLAEAWRKRRYPAAFISKLSDSEAEAGETQTWIQFAVECQYVDKSTARRIYEEYDKIIGILVSMSRNADQWTLQTSE, translated from the coding sequence ATGGCCAGCAAGTTTGCACGACGGCATACGGAATTAGAGGTTTACCAGGCGGCTTTTCAAGCCGCGATGGATTTGTTTGAAGTTTCGAAGACGTTTCCGGTTGAGGAGCGCTATTCACTGACGGATCAAATTCGTCGCTCGTCACGGTCGGTTTGCGCGAACCTTGCGGAGGCATGGCGAAAGAGACGGTATCCGGCAGCGTTTATCAGCAAACTCTCCGACAGCGAAGCGGAAGCCGGAGAGACGCAGACTTGGATACAGTTTGCTGTCGAATGCCAATACGTTGACAAAAGTACCGCCAGAAGGATTTACGAAGAATACGATAAGATCATTGGGATCCTCGTTAGCATGTCACGGAATGCTGACCAATGGACGCTGCAAACATCCGAGTAG
- the mutS gene encoding DNA mismatch repair protein MutS: MSKQPAPKLTPMMERYQQVKAENPGSILLFRMGDFYELFHEDAKTAAKLLGLTLTSRDKGSENPVPMAGFPYHSLEGYLQKLIQAGLRAAICEQVEDPKQAKGLVKREVTQVVTPGTLTDDALLDPRQSNFLACLFPTKTRIGLAWLELSTGRFLTTDVEPTALLDEIARIGPAELLLPERKPDEPLGESLKELRGLVLTERPAWCFSREESLRLLLDHFGVQSLDGFDVDADSVGVVAAGALLEYVQDTQKTTLGHIARLEPYRRGTHLIIDESTRRSLELTRTLRDGSRDGSLLDVLDETVTPMGARLFAERLSNPLTDLKSIVARHDAVEELVGNGSLVRSVRELLEPIYDLHRLTARVATRRASPKDLGCLARTLAALPKLKAKLTGHEAALLKRLEGRLDLCADIRADIEEILVDDPPLLTTDGGMIRTGFHAELDELHNLARGGKEWIAKYQAQEAERTQIPNLKIGFNKVFGYYLEVTKSHADKVPENYHRKQTLKNQERYITPELKEHEDKVLRAEESATALEQELFHALRERVAKQIVRLQTTAEVLAEADVLMTLATLAIAGGYCRPDMTTDPLLDIRDGRHPVLDKLQPSGVFVPNDVRLGGESKETTTDTQNSSADTEPQTSDQFGRVQIITGPNMAGKSTYIRQAALLTILAQMGSFVPARSARIGIADRIFARVGASDELGKGQSTFMVEMTETARILNSATKHSLVILDEIGRGTSTYDGISLAWSVTEYLHDCLGSRTMFATHYHELTELTQTLKHAANWNVAVREVDDGIVFLHKILPGPANKSYGIHVARLAGVPAAVVERSRVILETLEADHLDDSGRPKVPPRMTRKEKNRQLSLFHDQHPLLDELRDLKIDELTPLEALEELNRMRQKLQT, from the coding sequence ATGAGCAAACAACCCGCCCCCAAACTCACTCCGATGATGGAACGCTACCAGCAGGTGAAGGCGGAGAATCCGGGGTCGATTTTGCTGTTTCGGATGGGCGATTTTTATGAATTGTTCCACGAAGACGCGAAAACCGCGGCGAAATTGTTGGGGCTCACTCTGACCAGTCGGGACAAAGGTTCGGAGAATCCGGTGCCGATGGCGGGGTTTCCGTATCACTCGCTCGAAGGGTATTTGCAGAAGCTGATTCAAGCCGGTTTGCGGGCGGCCATCTGCGAGCAAGTCGAAGACCCGAAGCAAGCAAAGGGGCTCGTCAAACGGGAAGTGACGCAGGTCGTCACACCGGGCACACTCACCGATGACGCCCTGCTCGATCCGCGTCAAAGCAACTTTCTGGCGTGCTTGTTTCCAACGAAGACACGCATCGGCCTGGCGTGGTTGGAACTCTCGACGGGTCGTTTCCTGACTACCGATGTCGAACCAACCGCCCTGCTCGACGAAATCGCTCGCATCGGACCGGCTGAGCTGTTGCTACCCGAACGAAAACCGGACGAACCGCTCGGCGAATCGTTGAAGGAACTGCGAGGCCTGGTCCTCACGGAACGCCCGGCGTGGTGCTTCTCGCGGGAGGAGTCGCTGCGGTTGCTGCTCGACCATTTCGGCGTGCAATCGCTGGATGGTTTCGATGTCGATGCTGACTCCGTGGGCGTCGTCGCAGCGGGTGCGTTGCTGGAATACGTGCAAGACACGCAGAAAACAACGCTCGGCCACATCGCCCGTTTGGAGCCGTACCGTCGAGGCACGCACCTGATCATTGATGAATCGACGCGGCGAAGTCTCGAACTGACGCGAACTCTCCGCGATGGCAGTCGGGACGGCAGTTTGCTCGATGTGCTCGATGAAACCGTCACGCCGATGGGGGCACGACTGTTTGCCGAACGGTTGTCGAATCCGTTGACCGATCTCAAGTCGATCGTCGCCCGGCATGATGCCGTGGAAGAACTCGTGGGGAACGGTTCGCTCGTGCGAAGTGTCCGAGAGTTGCTGGAACCGATTTACGATCTGCATCGCCTAACCGCTCGTGTGGCGACTCGGCGGGCGAGTCCGAAAGATCTCGGCTGTTTGGCTCGCACACTCGCCGCCTTGCCGAAATTGAAAGCGAAACTCACCGGGCACGAAGCGGCGTTGCTCAAACGGTTGGAAGGCCGACTGGATCTGTGTGCCGACATTCGTGCCGACATTGAAGAAATCTTGGTCGACGATCCGCCGCTGCTCACCACGGATGGCGGAATGATCCGCACCGGTTTTCACGCGGAACTCGATGAGCTTCACAATCTCGCGCGTGGTGGGAAAGAATGGATTGCGAAGTACCAAGCCCAGGAAGCCGAGCGGACACAAATCCCCAATCTCAAAATCGGCTTCAACAAGGTCTTCGGGTATTACTTGGAAGTCACGAAGTCGCATGCGGACAAGGTTCCGGAGAACTATCACCGCAAGCAAACCCTGAAGAACCAAGAACGGTACATCACGCCGGAACTGAAAGAACATGAGGACAAAGTTCTGCGAGCCGAGGAAAGTGCGACGGCTCTCGAACAGGAACTTTTCCATGCACTACGGGAACGGGTCGCGAAGCAAATTGTCCGTCTGCAAACCACGGCGGAGGTGCTCGCCGAAGCGGATGTGTTGATGACACTCGCGACGCTGGCGATCGCCGGTGGATACTGCCGCCCGGACATGACGACCGACCCCCTGCTCGATATCCGGGACGGACGACACCCCGTCCTCGACAAACTCCAACCGTCCGGCGTGTTCGTCCCGAACGATGTGCGGTTGGGCGGTGAGTCGAAAGAGACCACAACCGACACGCAGAATTCCTCAGCCGATACCGAACCACAAACATCGGACCAATTCGGCCGCGTGCAGATCATCACTGGCCCGAACATGGCCGGGAAAAGCACGTACATTCGGCAGGCGGCGTTGTTGACGATTCTGGCTCAGATGGGGTCGTTCGTGCCCGCGCGGTCCGCTCGGATCGGGATTGCGGATCGGATCTTTGCCCGCGTTGGCGCAAGTGACGAACTCGGAAAAGGGCAAAGTACCTTTATGGTCGAAATGACCGAGACCGCTCGCATTCTGAATTCCGCTACGAAACACAGTCTTGTGATTCTCGATGAAATCGGTCGGGGCACGAGCACCTACGACGGGATTTCGTTGGCATGGTCGGTGACGGAATATCTACACGACTGCCTCGGTTCCCGCACGATGTTCGCCACGCATTACCACGAACTGACCGAACTTACGCAAACTCTCAAACATGCGGCGAATTGGAACGTCGCGGTGCGAGAAGTCGACGATGGCATTGTTTTTCTCCACAAAATCCTGCCGGGGCCGGCCAACAAGAGTTACGGAATTCATGTTGCACGGTTAGCCGGTGTGCCGGCGGCGGTGGTGGAGCGATCACGGGTCATCTTGGAAACACTCGAAGCCGACCACCTGGACGATTCCGGCCGCCCCAAAGTCCCGCCACGGATGACTCGGAAAGAAAAAAATCGGCAACTCTCGCTGTTCCACGATCAGCATCCATTGCTCGATGAACTCCGCGATCTCAAAATTGATGAATTGACACCGCTCGAAGCACTCGAAGAATTGAACCGGATGCGTCAGAAACTCCAGACCTAG
- a CDS encoding AAA family ATPase, translating to MSLRENQADLDLTLQRLSEVLGGTVRALNLDCETAGYLYRHLRREGSTGFGASQPIRTIQSGSRGHGVSFGIERFSVKIGETMVPLARAINPFADEYGSPLNDVWACRTEHLTMLYRYLRRGVEEKHRQIKPVMKNDLKTRLWDNTVGFLERGSEAFDRFGVPLKRGVLLAGEPGNGKTMAARWLLNQASKLGFDWRTVRAEEYEMARNHGSARSLFELQRPGIIFFDDLDQALRNRDDVGSSGDHSTFLSELDGLSIRQGVVYLFTSNAQFKQLDPAFRRPGRIDVFIRFEKPDASMRRELMVEHWPKEIVEGIPVDVAVSRTSGLSFAEVEELKKLLVMRYLDSREWEWDWAWDEFKKRGSDEKSDRFIGFAPRRNGHTIAN from the coding sequence ATGAGTCTTCGCGAAAATCAAGCTGATCTCGATCTGACGTTGCAACGTCTCTCGGAAGTGCTGGGAGGAACGGTGCGGGCGTTGAATTTGGATTGCGAAACCGCCGGCTACTTGTACCGTCATCTGCGGCGGGAAGGATCAACCGGGTTCGGGGCCTCGCAACCGATCCGCACAATTCAATCCGGCAGCCGCGGACATGGTGTGTCGTTCGGTATCGAGCGATTCTCCGTTAAGATCGGTGAAACCATGGTGCCGTTGGCACGGGCGATCAACCCGTTCGCGGACGAGTACGGAAGCCCGCTCAACGATGTTTGGGCGTGTCGCACGGAACATCTCACGATGCTCTATCGTTATCTACGGCGAGGCGTCGAGGAGAAACATCGGCAAATCAAGCCGGTGATGAAGAACGATCTCAAAACCCGCTTGTGGGACAACACAGTCGGTTTTCTCGAACGCGGGTCGGAAGCCTTTGACCGTTTCGGCGTGCCGCTCAAACGGGGTGTGCTGCTCGCGGGTGAGCCAGGCAACGGGAAAACGATGGCCGCTCGGTGGTTGCTCAATCAGGCCAGCAAGCTCGGTTTCGATTGGCGAACCGTGCGGGCGGAAGAATACGAGATGGCTCGCAACCACGGGTCCGCTCGAAGTTTGTTCGAATTGCAACGTCCGGGCATCATCTTCTTTGACGACCTCGACCAAGCCTTGCGAAATCGGGACGATGTCGGTTCGTCGGGCGATCACAGTACGTTTCTATCGGAACTTGACGGACTCAGCATTCGGCAGGGTGTGGTTTACCTCTTCACCTCGAACGCCCAGTTCAAGCAGTTGGACCCTGCGTTTCGCCGACCGGGACGGATCGACGTTTTCATCCGCTTCGAAAAACCCGATGCGTCCATGCGTCGCGAGTTAATGGTGGAGCATTGGCCCAAGGAAATTGTCGAAGGCATTCCCGTCGATGTGGCTGTGTCTCGAACGAGTGGACTGAGTTTCGCTGAAGTGGAGGAACTCAAAAAACTGCTCGTGATGCGGTACCTCGACAGTCGGGAATGGGAGTGGGATTGGGCGTGGGATGAATTCAAGAAACGTGGCTCGGATGAAAAATCCGACCGTTTCATCGGCTTCGCCCCCCGTCGCAACGGCCACACAATCGCGAATTAG
- a CDS encoding outer membrane protein assembly factor BamB family protein, with translation MTCYSGYGIDRENPGQMENLVRNLVCIDLRTGAQLWQKDVPASLPEDPYDKSGVSSHGYASHTPVSDGNNVYCFFGKGGVHAFDLKGNDLWNAQAGQESDPPRWGSSSSPIVHQNIVIVTAAAESQSIIGFDKRTGEKLWQQYATGLDGMWGTPTLVRVDEDRTDVVMLVAGELWGLDPNSGRLRWFANATTSRQAYASVISQGRRVFAFSGAGAGSVALDIRSGKDGNETKIVWTSPVGTTYGTPVRYQSKLYVVSRGVLTTLSANSGRRLEQIRLKNFKKTGNARFGSLDYASPVVVGDRLFYLNAGGQMYVFRLADKTELLAVNEMTRENETFWGTPAVSNGRMIVRSSKYLYCIAGTDGEMEQQESPEKLVDLTNSDQSAIPSADAAKSPGEKSRRRNATEKQFQKDAANYADRSASITSDDRKARPRRPIAVAD, from the coding sequence GTGACCTGTTACTCGGGCTATGGAATCGACCGCGAAAATCCAGGTCAGATGGAAAATCTGGTCCGAAATCTCGTCTGTATTGATTTGAGAACAGGAGCCCAATTGTGGCAAAAAGATGTGCCGGCTTCGTTACCGGAAGATCCCTACGACAAGTCGGGAGTTTCCTCTCATGGTTATGCGTCCCACACTCCCGTCTCGGATGGTAACAACGTTTATTGCTTCTTCGGCAAAGGTGGCGTCCATGCGTTTGATCTCAAAGGCAATGATTTATGGAACGCACAGGCCGGTCAAGAATCAGACCCTCCCAGATGGGGGTCTTCTTCGAGTCCTATCGTTCATCAGAATATCGTGATCGTGACCGCTGCCGCTGAGAGTCAATCCATCATTGGTTTTGACAAAAGGACTGGAGAGAAGCTGTGGCAGCAATATGCAACGGGGCTGGACGGTATGTGGGGAACACCGACACTGGTCCGAGTCGATGAAGATCGAACGGATGTCGTGATGCTGGTCGCCGGAGAACTTTGGGGGCTCGACCCAAATAGCGGGAGGTTGCGTTGGTTCGCCAATGCGACCACTTCACGGCAAGCCTACGCAAGCGTGATTTCGCAAGGACGTCGAGTGTTTGCGTTTTCGGGCGCGGGAGCCGGTAGTGTGGCGTTGGATATCCGGTCTGGAAAAGATGGTAACGAGACGAAAATCGTGTGGACCAGTCCGGTTGGTACGACGTATGGAACGCCGGTACGGTATCAGTCGAAACTTTACGTCGTTTCTCGCGGTGTCCTCACCACGCTGAGTGCGAACAGTGGTCGGCGTCTGGAGCAGATTCGTCTGAAGAACTTCAAGAAAACGGGAAACGCTCGCTTCGGTTCACTCGATTATGCATCGCCAGTTGTTGTCGGAGATCGACTGTTCTACCTCAACGCCGGCGGGCAGATGTACGTTTTCAGATTGGCAGACAAGACGGAGTTGTTGGCCGTCAATGAGATGACGAGGGAGAACGAGACGTTCTGGGGTACTCCGGCAGTGAGCAATGGTCGAATGATCGTGCGGAGTTCCAAGTATCTGTACTGTATTGCTGGCACCGATGGGGAGATGGAACAGCAGGAAAGCCCAGAGAAGTTGGTCGATCTTACGAATTCCGATCAATCTGCGATTCCATCGGCCGATGCAGCGAAGAGTCCCGGCGAGAAATCCCGTCGGCGTAATGCGACCGAAAAGCAATTTCAAAAAGACGCGGCAAACTATGCCGATCGATCAGCTTCAATTACAAGTGACGACAGGAAAGCACGTCCACGACGACCAATAGCCGTCGCCGATTGA